CGAAGCGGATGAAATCGCGTTGATATGCGTGCATGGGAGAGAACCGGCCGGTATGAATTTAGCTAAACCGTTTGAGCTCGGGTATCATACACACACGTGATTTTGGGGGCCATTTATGCGGATCATCAGTGTGAACGTGAATGGTATTCAGGCTGCAGCCGAGCGTGGATTGCTCAGTTGGCTGCAAGCCCAGAATGCCGACGTGATCTGCTTGCAGGATACCCGCGCCTCCGCTTTCGATCTGGATGACCCGTCCTATCAACTGGACGGCTACTTCCTGTACGCCTGCGATGCCGAAGTGCCCAGTCAGGGCGGCGTCGCAATCTATAGTCGTCTGCAACCCAAGGCTGTCATAAGCGGCCTGGGTTTCGAGATGGCCGATCGTTACGGGCGCTACCTGCAAGCCGATTTCGACAAGGTGAGTATCGCCACTCTCCTGCTGCCTACCGGGCAGGAAGGGGACGAGAACCTGAACCACAAGTTCAAGTTCATGGACGATTTCGCCCAGTACATGAACAAGCAGCGCCGCAAGCGCCGCGAATACATCTATTGCGGCTCGCTGTACGTCGCGCACCAGAAGCTGGACGTGAAGAACTGGCGCGAATGCCAGCAATCTCCGGGCTTCATGGCGCCGGAGCGCGGCTGGATGGATGAGATCTTCGGCACCATGGGCTACGTCGACGCCCTGCGCGAGGTCAACCGCGAAGGCGACCAGTACAGCTGGTGGCCGGAAAGCGAACAGGCCGAGCTGCTCAACCTGGGCTGGCGTTTCGACTACCAGATCCTCACGCCGGGTCTGCGCCGCTTCGTGCGCAGCGCCAAGCTGCCGCGCCAGCCGCGCTTCTCCCAGCATGCGCCGCTGATCGTGGACTACGACTGGACCCTGAGTATCTGAGTCCTGTCGTCCCGCCGTCAGGCGGACATGAAAAAGCCGGCTTCGAGCCGGCTTTTTCATATCCGCAGACCGTCACTTGAGCGGGCGCCAGGTGAAGGGGTAGCGATACTCCACCCCTTCATTGGCCTTGATCCCGGCGATGATGGTCAGGACCAGCGCACCGATACTCACCAGTCCCAGCAGGAAGAAGCCGACCACCACCAGCATCAGCAGACAACTGATCAAGATCGCCAGGGTCACGGTGATCTGGAAGTTCATCGCCTCCTTGCCCTGCCGGTCCACGAACGGGTCCGACTCACGCTTGATCTGCCAGACGATCAGCGGCCCGATCAGGTTGCCAAAGGGAAAGACGAAACACAGGAATGCGGCGAAGTGGCAGAACATCGCCCATTGCCGGGCCTCCCGGCTCGGTTCGCTGTGTTCCACGGGCAATTCCTCGCTCATCCTTTCACTCCTTGCACTTGAAGATCGGCCGGGCGCGCCGCTCGTCGGTTCAGTCGGCCAGCGCGGCGCGCTGCAGTTCGAACAGCTCGCGCAGGCCCTGCTGCGCCAGTTCCAGCATGGCATTGAGCTCCGCCGGCTGGAAGGGGGCGCCCTCGGCGGTGCCCTGGACTTCGATGAAGCCGCCGGCATCGGTCATGACCACGTTCAGGTCGGTCTCGGCGGCGGAGTCTTCCAGGTAGTCCAGGTCCAGCACCGGCTCGCCCTGGTACATGCCCACGGAAACCGCGGCGACCATCTGCTTGAGCGGGTTGCCCTTGAGCGCGCCGCGCTTCTTCAGCACGGCCAGCGCATCGATCAGCGCCACGGTGGCGCCGGTGATCGAGGCGGTGCGGGTGCCGCCGTCGGCCTGGATCACGTCGCAGTCGATGTACAGGGTGTTCTCGCCCAGCTTGGAGAGGTCCAGTGCGGCGCGCAGGGAGCGGCCGATCAGTCGCTGGATTTCCAGGGTGCGGCCACCCTGCTTGCCGCGCGCGGCTTCGCGCTGGTTACGCTCGCCGGTGGAGCGCGGCAGCATGCCGTATTCGGCGGTCAGCCAGCCCTGGCCCTGGCCCTTGAGGAAGCGCGGCACACCGGATTCGGCGCTGACGGTGCAGATCACCTTGGTGTCGCCGAACTCGACCAGCACGGAGCCCTCGGCGTGCTTGGTGTAATGGCGGGTGATACGGATCGGGCGCAGTTGGTCGGCGGCGCGGCCACTGGGACGGTTCATGGAGGCATCCTGTACAGAGTTGCTGGCGGGGGAATGACCGCCATTATAGAGGCCAGCGGACGGACGCAACCACCGCCGGCGTGCGGCTGCGCGCCACGCTGGGGTACAATTACCGGTTTCCGACGACCTGTCGGCCTTTTTCTTCAGACTGAAAACCTTCAGTCACGAACAGTCAGCGAGGTAGCTCCACATGGTGCACAGCATGACCGCCTTCGCCCGCGTCGAGCAGGCCGGGCCGCATGGAACGCTCAGCTGGGAGCTGCGCTCGGTCAACCACCGCTACCTCGAACCCAACCTGCGCCTGCCCGAAGCCTTCCGCGATCTCGAAGGCGCGGTGCGCGAAGCCCTGCGCCAGGGCCTGTCGCGCGG
This Pseudomonas sp. ATCC 13867 DNA region includes the following protein-coding sequences:
- a CDS encoding DUF4870 domain-containing protein — translated: MSEELPVEHSEPSREARQWAMFCHFAAFLCFVFPFGNLIGPLIVWQIKRESDPFVDRQGKEAMNFQITVTLAILISCLLMLVVVGFFLLGLVSIGALVLTIIAGIKANEGVEYRYPFTWRPLK
- the rph gene encoding ribonuclease PH; this encodes MNRPSGRAADQLRPIRITRHYTKHAEGSVLVEFGDTKVICTVSAESGVPRFLKGQGQGWLTAEYGMLPRSTGERNQREAARGKQGGRTLEIQRLIGRSLRAALDLSKLGENTLYIDCDVIQADGGTRTASITGATVALIDALAVLKKRGALKGNPLKQMVAAVSVGMYQGEPVLDLDYLEDSAAETDLNVVMTDAGGFIEVQGTAEGAPFQPAELNAMLELAQQGLRELFELQRAALAD
- a CDS encoding exodeoxyribonuclease III — protein: MRIISVNVNGIQAAAERGLLSWLQAQNADVICLQDTRASAFDLDDPSYQLDGYFLYACDAEVPSQGGVAIYSRLQPKAVISGLGFEMADRYGRYLQADFDKVSIATLLLPTGQEGDENLNHKFKFMDDFAQYMNKQRRKRREYIYCGSLYVAHQKLDVKNWRECQQSPGFMAPERGWMDEIFGTMGYVDALREVNREGDQYSWWPESEQAELLNLGWRFDYQILTPGLRRFVRSAKLPRQPRFSQHAPLIVDYDWTLSI